A window of the Streptomyces sp. NBC_01351 genome harbors these coding sequences:
- a CDS encoding LLM class flavin-dependent oxidoreductase produces the protein MSTLHLAVALDGTGRHPASWREPGARPGELFTARYWADVVAEAEAGLLDFVTFEDGLALQSSSPVAPDDRTDRVRGRLDAVLTAARVAPLTRHIGLVPTVTATHTEPFHVSKAIATLDHVSKGRAGLLVRVSGLPYEARHFGRRSFPVPVGELTEEATDHVEVVRRLWDSWEDDAEIRDVATGRFVDRAKLHHIDFEGPHFSVRGPSITPRPPQGQPLVTAPSGVLHGSADLLYVTPRDADEARSAVARAAGGPAHVFGDLTVFLDEDGPAAAGRLARLDELAGGPYDDDAATFTGTPAQLADLLQDWREAGLSGFRLRPGTIADDLPAITRALVPELRRRGAFRPGYGAGTLRGLLGLDRPGNRYSDRPAA, from the coding sequence GTGTCCACACTGCATCTGGCCGTCGCCCTCGACGGCACGGGCCGGCATCCGGCTTCCTGGCGGGAGCCGGGTGCCAGGCCCGGCGAGCTGTTCACCGCCCGGTACTGGGCCGACGTCGTCGCCGAGGCGGAGGCCGGGCTGCTGGACTTCGTCACCTTCGAGGACGGCCTCGCCCTCCAGTCCTCCTCCCCGGTCGCGCCCGACGACCGCACGGACCGGGTGCGCGGACGGCTGGACGCGGTGCTCACCGCCGCCCGGGTCGCTCCCCTGACCCGGCACATCGGCCTGGTCCCCACCGTGACGGCCACCCACACCGAGCCGTTCCACGTCTCCAAGGCGATCGCCACCCTCGACCACGTCAGCAAGGGCCGCGCAGGTCTGCTCGTGCGGGTGTCGGGACTGCCGTACGAGGCGCGTCACTTCGGGCGCCGCTCCTTCCCGGTGCCCGTCGGCGAGTTGACCGAGGAGGCCACGGACCACGTCGAGGTGGTCCGGCGGCTGTGGGACAGCTGGGAGGACGACGCTGAGATCCGGGACGTGGCCACGGGCCGGTTCGTCGACCGGGCCAAGCTCCACCACATCGACTTCGAGGGGCCGCACTTCAGCGTCCGGGGCCCGTCGATCACCCCGCGCCCGCCGCAGGGGCAGCCCCTGGTCACCGCGCCGTCCGGTGTCCTGCACGGATCGGCCGACCTCCTGTACGTGACGCCGCGCGACGCCGACGAGGCCCGCAGCGCCGTCGCGCGGGCCGCGGGCGGACCCGCGCACGTCTTCGGCGACCTCACGGTCTTCCTGGACGAGGACGGCCCCGCTGCCGCCGGGCGCCTGGCCCGCCTCGACGAGCTCGCCGGAGGCCCATACGACGATGACGCGGCGACCTTCACCGGTACCCCCGCGCAGCTCGCGGACCTCCTCCAGGACTGGCGGGAGGCGGGCCTGTCCGGCTTCCGGCTGCGGCCCGGCACGATCGCCGACGACCTGCCCGCCATCACCCGGGCCCTGGTGCCCGAGCTCCGGCGCCGGGGCGCCTTCCGCCCCGGTTACGGGGCGGGCACCCTGCGCGGCCTGCTGGGACTCGACCGTCCCGGCAACCGCTACTCCGACCGGCCCGCTGCCTGA
- a CDS encoding ABC transporter substrate-binding protein, with protein sequence MLRPRAVAAVLLAALLSAFSTACTGSPSAPAAAGGRPAVAIAASDHLGGAPVYVAQERALWSAEGVTAPVTTHPTGRDALNAVLGGQAQLGVVGDLPAVTAALGGRELRIVADLSRFSDWRLLTRTDRRITGFAALKGRKVGVPQGTNVEYALSRMLASAQLTAADVTVVNLAPNQVPSALARGDVDAGVTFPGFYDAARTALGAGYAELPFTGYTARTLLVAGPSASDEGTAAVLRALLRAQREIADDPAGARGAVLAQSKGVLQAGYVDAFQPRYTYGVGLSPELLAQLTEEAAWAKAAQGLPGSADRAALAAYLNPGPLRAADPAAVTVH encoded by the coding sequence ATGCTCAGACCCCGCGCGGTGGCCGCCGTACTGCTGGCGGCCCTGCTCTCCGCATTCAGCACCGCCTGCACCGGCTCCCCGTCCGCCCCGGCGGCGGCCGGCGGCCGCCCCGCGGTCGCCATCGCGGCGAGCGACCACCTCGGCGGCGCTCCCGTCTACGTCGCCCAGGAGCGCGCCCTGTGGTCGGCCGAGGGCGTCACCGCGCCCGTCACCACGCATCCCACCGGCCGGGACGCGCTGAACGCCGTGCTCGGCGGGCAGGCGCAGCTCGGCGTCGTCGGCGACCTGCCCGCGGTGACGGCCGCGCTGGGCGGGCGCGAGCTGCGGATCGTCGCCGACCTGTCCCGGTTCTCCGACTGGCGGCTGCTGACCCGGACCGACCGCCGGATCACCGGCTTCGCCGCGCTGAAGGGCCGCAAGGTCGGCGTCCCGCAGGGCACGAACGTCGAGTACGCGCTGTCCCGGATGCTGGCATCGGCGCAGCTGACGGCCGCCGACGTGACGGTGGTCAACCTGGCCCCGAACCAGGTCCCCTCCGCCCTGGCCCGCGGGGACGTCGACGCCGGGGTCACCTTCCCCGGCTTCTACGACGCCGCGCGCACCGCCCTGGGCGCCGGCTACGCCGAGCTCCCCTTCACCGGGTACACCGCCAGGACCCTCCTCGTCGCCGGCCCCTCGGCGAGCGACGAGGGCACGGCCGCGGTGCTCCGCGCGCTGCTGCGGGCGCAGCGTGAGATCGCGGACGACCCGGCGGGCGCGCGGGGGGCCGTACTCGCGCAGTCCAAGGGCGTGCTCCAGGCCGGCTACGTCGACGCCTTCCAGCCCCGCTACACCTACGGCGTCGGCCTCTCCCCCGAGCTGCTCGCGCAGTTGACGGAGGAGGCGGCCTGGGCCAAGGCCGCCCAGGGCCTGCCGGGCTCCGCCGACCGCGCCGCCCTGGCGGCGTACCTGAACCCCGGCCCCCTGAGGGCCGCCGACCCGGCCGCCGTCACCGTTCACTGA
- a CDS encoding LLM class flavin-dependent oxidoreductase, giving the protein MSGIPLGVLDLVPVASGSTAVDALRGSIDLARQAERFGYARYWFAEHHLNPGVAGTSPAVLLALTASATSTIRLGSGAVQLGHRTALSTVEEFGLIDALHPGRLDLGLGRSAGRPPAAAAGGEPAPPPSTPVVDGYTRGGLRIPDRFSFAHLLGHPRVLLQQKLLNLPGARPQDYAEQVDDVLALLRGEYRSPEGVEAHPVPGEGADVQVWILGSSGGVSAEAAGRGGLRFAANYHVSPASVLEAADGYRAAFKPSAELDRPYLTVSADVVVAEDDETARELATGYAPWVRSIRSGQGAIPYPTPAEARSLPWTDADRALVADRVETQFVGSARTVADHLERLQEATGADELLITTITHSHEDRVRSYRLLAQEWQRR; this is encoded by the coding sequence ATGTCCGGCATCCCCCTCGGGGTCCTCGACCTCGTCCCGGTAGCGTCGGGCTCCACCGCCGTCGATGCCCTGCGCGGCAGCATCGATCTCGCCCGGCAGGCGGAACGCTTCGGCTACGCCCGCTACTGGTTCGCCGAGCACCACCTCAACCCCGGGGTCGCGGGGACCTCCCCGGCGGTGCTCCTCGCCCTGACCGCCTCCGCGACGAGCACCATCCGCCTCGGGTCCGGAGCCGTGCAGCTGGGCCACCGCACCGCGCTGTCGACGGTCGAGGAGTTCGGCCTGATCGACGCGCTGCACCCGGGCCGCCTGGACCTGGGGCTGGGCCGTTCGGCGGGCCGCCCGCCCGCGGCCGCCGCCGGCGGCGAGCCCGCGCCTCCGCCCTCCACGCCGGTCGTGGACGGGTACACCCGGGGCGGACTGCGCATCCCGGACCGGTTCTCCTTCGCGCACCTGCTGGGCCATCCGCGGGTCCTGCTCCAGCAGAAACTGCTGAACCTGCCCGGCGCCCGGCCCCAGGACTACGCCGAGCAGGTCGACGACGTCCTCGCGCTGCTGCGCGGCGAGTACCGCTCCCCGGAGGGGGTGGAGGCGCATCCCGTCCCCGGCGAGGGGGCCGACGTACAGGTGTGGATCCTGGGGAGCAGCGGCGGCGTCAGCGCGGAGGCGGCGGGCCGGGGCGGGCTGCGGTTCGCGGCCAACTACCACGTCAGCCCCGCTTCGGTGCTGGAGGCCGCCGACGGCTACCGGGCCGCCTTCAAACCGTCCGCGGAGCTGGACCGGCCGTACCTCACGGTGTCCGCCGACGTGGTCGTGGCCGAGGACGACGAGACCGCCCGCGAGCTGGCCACCGGGTACGCGCCCTGGGTGCGCAGCATCCGCAGCGGCCAGGGCGCCATCCCGTACCCCACCCCGGCCGAGGCGCGGTCCCTGCCGTGGACCGACGCCGACCGGGCGCTGGTGGCCGACCGGGTGGAGACGCAGTTCGTGGGCTCCGCGCGGACCGTCGCCGATCACCTGGAGCGGCTCCAGGAGGCCACCGGGGCGGACGAGTTGCTGATCACCACCATCACGCACTCCCACGAGGACCGGGTGCGCTCCTACCGGCTGCTGGCGCAGGAGTGGCAGCGCCGGTGA
- a CDS encoding aryl-sulfate sulfotransferase: MNPTTPTTPTTPRTVDQNTLRRRGVGLIAHDPARSYGGYTLYTPITSAGEIHLVDIEGRTAHTWNSPHPPGRQAQLLPGGNLFYAAKDTSGPTLFPIWDVYHGGIFQELAPDSTVLREARHPFHHHDASLLRNGNLIITVVEPLSPADAARIRGGIPGSEAPGGVIYGDVVYELTWDGEPVWRWAAIDHLDPEEFPLDRHFAREHWPMANTVNELADGSIVVGFRSASSTVAVDRADGSVRWRIGPDVLAQQHHPHELPGGTILVFDNGSYRDTTSVPYSRVLELDPRTGEQVWSYEDNPPQNFYSPYMSSAQRLPNGNTFIAEGSFGRLFEVTPGGEVVWEFVVPQFRSFGEGVGLESSAGAQNSVFRAYRYAPEELPWL, from the coding sequence ATGAACCCCACGACACCCACCACACCCACGACCCCCAGGACCGTCGACCAGAACACCCTGCGCCGCCGCGGCGTCGGCCTCATCGCCCACGACCCGGCCCGCAGTTACGGCGGCTACACCCTCTACACGCCGATCACCAGCGCCGGCGAGATCCATCTCGTCGACATCGAGGGCCGCACCGCCCACACCTGGAACTCCCCGCACCCGCCCGGCCGTCAGGCCCAGCTCCTCCCCGGCGGCAACCTCTTCTACGCGGCCAAGGACACCAGCGGCCCGACCCTCTTCCCGATCTGGGACGTCTACCACGGGGGCATCTTCCAGGAGCTGGCCCCGGACTCCACGGTCCTGCGCGAGGCCCGGCACCCGTTCCACCACCACGACGCCTCGCTGCTGCGCAACGGCAACCTGATCATCACGGTCGTCGAACCCCTGTCCCCGGCCGACGCGGCCCGGATCCGCGGCGGCATCCCCGGCTCCGAGGCCCCGGGCGGGGTGATCTACGGGGACGTCGTGTACGAGCTGACCTGGGACGGGGAGCCGGTGTGGCGCTGGGCCGCCATCGACCACCTCGACCCGGAGGAGTTCCCGCTCGACCGGCACTTCGCGCGCGAGCACTGGCCGATGGCCAACACCGTCAACGAGCTCGCCGACGGCTCGATCGTGGTGGGCTTCCGCAGCGCGTCGAGCACCGTGGCCGTCGACCGCGCCGACGGCTCGGTGCGCTGGCGCATCGGCCCCGACGTGCTGGCGCAGCAGCACCATCCGCACGAGCTGCCCGGCGGCACCATCCTGGTCTTCGACAACGGCAGCTACCGCGACACCACTTCGGTGCCGTACTCGCGGGTGCTGGAGCTCGACCCGCGCACGGGCGAGCAGGTGTGGTCGTACGAGGACAACCCGCCGCAGAACTTCTACAGCCCGTACATGTCCAGCGCGCAGCGCCTGCCGAACGGCAACACCTTCATCGCCGAGGGCTCCTTCGGCCGGCTCTTCGAGGTGACTCCCGGCGGGGAGGTGGTCTGGGAGTTCGTGGTCCCGCAGTTCCGGTCCTTCGGTGAGGGGGTGGGCCTGGAGTCCTCGGCCGGCGCCCAGAACTCCGTCTTCCGCGCCTACCGGTACGCCCCGGAGGAACTGCCCTGGCTCTGA
- a CDS encoding ABC transporter ATP-binding protein codes for MSLDVRLEGLAVGYGAAPVLERTDLEFPAGSFTALLGPSGCGKSTVLNTVAGFVRPAAGRVTAGGSPVLGPGPERGVVFQHYALFPWRTARGNVEFALKRLGLPRAERRRRALAALAEVGLAEGAEKYPAELSGGMRQRVALARALAAEPEVLLMDEPFGALDALTRTRMQELLRELWRRTGTTVLFVTHDIDEALALAKRVIVLGGAPGRVLADHPVPAGPPDPELRSLIARHLGSE; via the coding sequence ATGAGCCTCGACGTACGACTGGAGGGGCTGGCGGTCGGCTACGGGGCCGCCCCGGTGCTGGAGCGCACCGACCTGGAGTTCCCGGCGGGTTCGTTCACGGCCCTGCTGGGGCCCAGCGGCTGCGGCAAGTCCACGGTGCTGAACACGGTCGCGGGGTTCGTACGGCCCGCCGCCGGGCGGGTGACGGCCGGGGGCTCGCCGGTGCTCGGGCCGGGCCCGGAGCGGGGCGTGGTCTTCCAGCACTACGCGCTCTTCCCCTGGCGCACGGCCCGCGGGAACGTCGAGTTCGCCCTGAAGCGGCTCGGCCTGCCGCGCGCGGAACGCCGCCGGCGGGCGCTCGCGGCGCTGGCCGAGGTGGGGCTCGCGGAGGGCGCGGAGAAGTACCCGGCCGAGCTGTCGGGCGGGATGCGGCAGCGCGTGGCACTCGCTCGCGCGCTGGCCGCCGAACCGGAAGTGCTGCTGATGGACGAGCCGTTCGGTGCACTGGACGCACTGACCCGGACCCGGATGCAGGAGCTGCTGCGGGAGCTGTGGCGGCGCACCGGCACCACCGTCCTGTTCGTCACGCACGACATCGACGAGGCCCTGGCCCTCGCCAAGCGGGTGATCGTCCTCGGCGGCGCTCCCGGCCGGGTGCTGGCCGACCACCCCGTCCCCGCCGGACCGCCCGACCCGGAGCTCCGCTCGTTGATCGCACGCCATCTCGGCTCCGAATGA
- a CDS encoding GNAT family N-acetyltransferase: MSPDDWHLTEDLEDFLARAGDFLQSRPALHTVPLTVTEALRTRGADAYGADTPVFGLLERAGAVRAAFFRTPPRRLTLTPLTPEEADDLAARLAGLGQVLPGVNADHDTAASFAGAWRRHTGALPTLHERERLYRLGTLTPPEPFPEGRGRVAGERDREQLMLWHREFVTDIGGTPAGDNSSWADTRIAHERITLWEAPDGTPVSMAGRTPMVAGQIRVTPVYTPAHLRGRGYAGAATVEVSRAALAAGAAEVLLFADLANPTSNALYQRIGYHPIADFAVYDF, from the coding sequence ATGAGTCCGGACGACTGGCACCTCACCGAAGACCTCGAAGACTTTCTCGCTCGTGCCGGAGACTTCCTGCAATCGCGTCCCGCCCTGCACACCGTTCCGCTGACGGTGACCGAGGCACTGCGCACACGAGGGGCGGACGCGTACGGCGCCGACACCCCCGTCTTCGGCCTGCTGGAGCGGGCGGGCGCGGTCCGCGCGGCCTTCTTCCGTACCCCGCCCCGCCGCCTGACCCTCACCCCCCTCACCCCCGAAGAGGCTGACGACCTAGCCGCCCGCCTGGCAGGACTCGGCCAGGTCCTCCCGGGCGTCAACGCGGACCACGACACCGCCGCCTCCTTCGCCGGCGCCTGGCGGCGGCACACGGGCGCACTGCCGACGCTGCACGAGCGGGAGCGCCTGTACCGGCTGGGCACGCTCACGCCACCGGAGCCGTTCCCCGAGGGCCGGGGGAGAGTCGCGGGCGAGCGGGACCGTGAGCAACTCATGCTCTGGCACCGCGAGTTCGTCACCGACATCGGAGGAACTCCCGCTGGGGACAACAGCTCATGGGCGGACACGCGCATCGCCCACGAACGCATTACGCTCTGGGAAGCCCCGGACGGAACCCCCGTCTCCATGGCGGGCAGGACCCCCATGGTCGCGGGCCAGATCCGGGTGACCCCCGTCTACACTCCGGCCCACCTGCGCGGCCGCGGTTACGCGGGCGCCGCGACAGTCGAGGTGAGCCGGGCGGCTCTGGCCGCCGGCGCGGCGGAGGTCCTGCTGTTCGCGGACCTGGCCAACCCCACCAGCAACGCTCTCTACCAGCGGATCGGGTACCACCCGATCGCCGACTTCGCGGTGTACGACTTCTGA
- a CDS encoding NtaA/DmoA family FMN-dependent monooxygenase (This protein belongs to a clade of FMN-dependent monooxygenases, within a broader family of flavin-dependent oxidoreductases, the luciferase-like monooxygenase (LMM) family, some of whose members use coenzyme F420 rather than FMN.) → MSSKPLKRIHLAAHFPGVNNTTVWSDPAAGSHIDFDSYVHFARTAERAKFDFLFLAEGLRLREQGGQLYDLDVVGRPDTFTVLAALAAVTEHLGLTGTINSTFNEPYEVARQFASLDHLSEGRAAWNVVTSWDAFTGENFRRGGFLPREDRYSRAQEFLATATELFDSWDGTEIVADPAAGTFLRDARAGAFAHRGRHFDIEGRFNVPRSPQGRPVFFQAGDSDEGREFAASTADAIFGRYGTLDEGRAFYADVKGRLATYGRTHEQLKILPAATFVLGDTDAEAHELAHEVRRLQVSGQTAIKYLEHVWNRDLSSYDPDGPLPEVDPEAGENTIALGRASVRQFSDPLATAREWRELARAKNLSIRELVIATTARQTFVGSASTVAASINDLVQADAADGFVLVPHLTPGGLDAFADTVVPLLQERGVFRADYEGSTLRDHLGLAVPGGQAGARPAGRRAAAS, encoded by the coding sequence ATGAGCAGCAAGCCGCTCAAGCGGATCCATCTCGCGGCCCATTTCCCGGGGGTCAACAACACCACCGTGTGGAGCGACCCGGCGGCCGGCAGCCACATCGACTTCGACTCGTACGTCCACTTCGCGCGGACCGCGGAGCGCGCCAAGTTCGACTTCCTGTTCCTCGCCGAAGGACTGCGGCTGCGCGAACAGGGCGGGCAGCTATACGACTTGGACGTGGTGGGTCGGCCCGACACCTTCACGGTTCTCGCCGCGCTGGCGGCGGTCACCGAGCACCTCGGCCTGACCGGCACCATCAATTCCACCTTCAACGAGCCCTACGAGGTGGCCCGGCAGTTCGCCTCGCTCGACCACCTCTCGGAGGGCCGGGCCGCATGGAACGTCGTCACCTCCTGGGACGCCTTCACCGGTGAGAACTTCCGGCGCGGCGGCTTCCTTCCGCGCGAGGACCGCTACTCCCGCGCCCAGGAGTTCCTGGCCACCGCCACCGAGCTCTTCGACTCCTGGGACGGCACCGAGATCGTCGCCGACCCCGCGGCCGGCACCTTCCTGCGCGACGCCCGGGCCGGCGCCTTCGCCCACCGGGGACGACACTTCGACATCGAGGGCCGGTTCAATGTCCCCCGCAGCCCGCAGGGCCGGCCGGTGTTCTTCCAGGCGGGCGACTCCGACGAGGGGCGCGAGTTCGCCGCCTCCACCGCCGACGCGATCTTCGGCCGGTACGGGACCCTCGACGAGGGCCGGGCGTTCTACGCCGACGTCAAGGGGCGGCTCGCCACGTACGGGCGTACGCACGAGCAGTTGAAGATCCTGCCCGCGGCCACCTTCGTACTCGGCGACACCGATGCCGAGGCGCACGAACTCGCCCACGAGGTGCGGCGCCTCCAGGTCAGCGGGCAGACGGCGATCAAGTACCTGGAGCACGTCTGGAACCGGGACCTGTCGTCCTACGATCCGGACGGCCCGTTGCCCGAGGTCGATCCCGAGGCCGGGGAGAACACCATCGCCCTCGGGCGGGCGAGCGTGCGCCAGTTCTCCGACCCGCTCGCCACGGCCCGCGAGTGGCGCGAGCTGGCCCGGGCCAAGAACCTCTCCATCCGCGAGCTCGTCATCGCGACCACCGCCCGCCAGACCTTCGTCGGCTCCGCCTCCACGGTCGCCGCGTCGATCAACGACCTCGTACAGGCGGACGCGGCCGACGGTTTCGTCCTCGTCCCGCACCTCACCCCGGGCGGCCTGGACGCCTTCGCCGACACCGTCGTCCCGCTGCTCCAGGAGCGGGGCGTCTTCCGCGCCGACTACGAGGGCTCCACCCTGCGCGACCACCTCGGGCTCGCGGTGCCGGGCGGGCAGGCGGGCGCGCGGCCGGCCGGCCGGCGGGCCGCGGCCTCGTGA